A genome region from Pangasianodon hypophthalmus isolate fPanHyp1 chromosome 11, fPanHyp1.pri, whole genome shotgun sequence includes the following:
- the b3gnt7 gene encoding UDP-GlcNAc:betaGal beta-1,3-N-acetylglucosaminyltransferase 7, with protein MSNKFEFINSLIMSAPRHRWRMCKTVALIFVVAVLMISVFQRGLVGTGGDLQIERNARMQKETITYWKEKQDKLAETRQEPVYERDLARTWDITSANCSASTNVSSIEGFSALEQNFKQFLLYRHCRYFPMIMNHPEKCSGDVHLLMVIKSIISQHDRREVIRQTWGKEQVLDGKKIKMLFLLGTSSNEEEKANHQKLLEYEDYIYGDILQWDFMDTFFNLTLKETHFLKWFSTYCGNVRYIFKGDDDVFVSVMNILEYLESSKNTKDLFAGDVLFKAKPIRKKQNKYYIPPALYNKTHYPPYAGGGGFLMDGPLARRLYLASETLELFPIDDVFLGMCLEVLQVTPIKHNAFKTFGLLKDKKSKLNNEPCFYKSMIVVHKLLPQALLDMWRLVHSDLVCTLKPGLLWEASKNLNQQL; from the exons ATGTCAAACAAGTTTGAATTTATAAACTCTCTCATCAT gTCGGCTCCCAGACATCGGTGGAGGATGTGCAAGACAGTAGCTCTGATCTTCGTCGTGGCTGTGCTGATGATCAGCGTGTTTCAGAGAGGACTCGTTGGCACCGGAGGGGACTTACAGATCGAAAGGAATGCACGCATGCAGAAGGAAACGATAACCTATTGGAAAGAAAAGCAGGACAAATTGGCTGAAACCAGACAAGAACCGGTGTATGAACGAGACTTAGCCAGAACATGGGACATCACGAGCGCGAACTGCAGCGCTAGCACAAATGTTTCCTCTATAGAAGGTTTCAGTGCTCTGGAGCAGAACTTTAAACAGTTTCTCCTCTACAGGCACTGCAGATATTTCCCCATGATCATGAACCACCCAGAGAAATGTTCTGGAGATGTACACCTCCTCATGGTGATAAAATCCATCATATCGCAGCACGACAGACGTGAAGTGATCCGGCAAACTTGGGGAAAGGAGCAGGTCTTAGACGGCAAGAAGATCAAGATGCTCTTCCTGTTGGGAACTTCCTCTAATGAAGAGGAGAAAGCGAACCACCAGAAGCTTCTGGAATACGAGGATTATATCTACGGTGACATCCTGCAGTGGGATTTCATGGATACATTCTTCAATCTCACATTAAAGGAGACCCACTTCCTGAAATGGTTCTCCACCTACTGCGGGAACGTGCGCTACATCTTCAAAGGGGATGACGATGTCTTTGTTAGCGTAATGAACATTCTGGAGTATCTGGAGAGCAGCAAGAACACGAAGGACCTGTTCGCCGGAGACGTCCTCTTCAAAGCGAAACCCATCCGAAAGAAACAGAACAAGTACTACATCCCACCTGCGCTGTATAACAAGACGCATTACCCGCCCTATGCTGGAGGCGGGGGGTTTTTGATGGACGGCCCGCTGGCACGACGGCTCTATTTGGCGTCAGAAACGCTGGAGCTCTTTCCAATCGACGATGTGTTTCTTGGAATGTGTTTAGAGGTGCTCCAGGTGACACCTATAAAACACAACGCATTCAAAACTTTTGGCCTCTTGAAGGATAAAAAGAGCAAACTGAACAACGAGCCGTGTTTCTACAAGAGCATGATCGTGGTCCATAAACTCCTCCCTCAGGCGCTTCTGGACATGTGGAGGTTGGTCCACAGTGACCTCGTGTGCACGCTCAAACCCGGGCTGTTATGGGAAGCATCAAAAAATCTGAATCAACAGTTATAG